A region from the Lycium barbarum isolate Lr01 chromosome 8, ASM1917538v2, whole genome shotgun sequence genome encodes:
- the LOC132606490 gene encoding (S)-8-oxocitronellyl enol synthase ISY1-like isoform X2 — protein MGVTGIVGNSLAEILPLADTPGGPWKVYGVARRPRPSWNTDHPIEYIQCDISNQEDAQSKLSVLTDVTHVFYVTWANRSTELENCEINGKMFKNALNVVVPSCPNLRHICLQTGRKHYLGPFELYGKVAHDSPFHEDLPRLNAPNFYYTLEDILFKEVEKKEGLTWSVHRPGKIFGFSPYSLMNIVGTLCVYAAICKHEGLPLRFPGVKEAWDGYSDCSDADLIAEHQIWAAVDPYAKNEAFNVSNGDVFKWKHFWKVLAEQFGMEAAEFDENEKRRNLVEMMKDKGAVWDEIVKENGLVPIKLEEVGVWWFVDDILGGDCRLDTMNKSKEHGFLGFRNSQKAFISWIDKVKAYKVVP, from the coding sequence ATGGGAGTAACCGGCATCGTGGGCAACAGCCTCGCCGAGATTCTCCCTCTGGCCGACACCCCTGGCGGTCCTTGGAAGGTCTACGGCGTTGCTCGCCGCCCTAGACCGTCATGGAACACCGATCACCCTATTGAATACATCCAATGTGACATATCAAACCAAGAAGATGCCCAATCAAAACTATCCGTTCTAACGGATGTTACCCATGTTTTTTATGTTACTTGGGCTAATAGATCCACTGAGTTGGAGAACTGTGAAATTAATGGGAAAATGTTTAAGAATGCTCTTAATGTTGTTGTCCCTAGTTGTCCTAATTTGCGACATATTTGTTTGCAAACGGGTCGAAAACATTATTTGGGTCCGTTTGAATTGTATGGAAAAGTAGCCCATGATTCTCCGTTTCATGAGGATTTACCGAGATTAAATGCACCTAATTTTTACTATACTCTTGAGGATATTTTGTTTAAGGAGGTAGAGAAGAAGGAAGGATTGACGTGGTCGGTTCATAGGCCTGGAAAGATATTTGGGTTTTCACCGTATAGTTTGATGAATATTGTTGGTACGCTTTGTGTTTACGCGGCTATATGTAAACATGAAGGGTTGCCGTTGAGGTTTCCGGGTGTTAAGGAAGCGTGGGATGGGTATTCGGATTGCTCTGATGCGGATTTGATTGCTGAACATCAGATATGGGCTGCTGTTGATCCGTATGCTAAGAATGAGGCGTTTAATGTGAGCAACGGGGATGTTTTTAAGTGGAAGCATTTTTGGAAGGTTTTGGCTGAGCAATTTGGAATGGAGGCCGCGGAGTTTGATGAAAACGAGAAGAGACGCAATTTGGTAGAGATGATGAAAGATAAAGGCGCTGTTTGGGATGAGATTGTGAAGGAGAATGGATTGGTGCCGATTAAATTGGAGGAGGTTGGTGTTTGGTGGTTTGTTGATGATATTCTTGGTGGTGATTGTCGTTTGGATACTATGAACAAGAGCAAGGAGCATGGTTTCTTGGGATTCCGGAACTCACAAAAAGCATTCATTTCCTGGATTGATAAGGTGAAAGCATACAAAGTTGTTCCTTAG
- the LOC132606490 gene encoding (S)-8-oxocitronellyl enol synthase ISY1-like isoform X1, which yields MSWWWAGAIGAAKKKLEEDDAPPKYQSVALIMGVTGIVGNSLAEILPLADTPGGPWKVYGVARRPRPSWNTDHPIEYIQCDISNQEDAQSKLSVLTDVTHVFYVTWANRSTELENCEINGKMFKNALNVVVPSCPNLRHICLQTGRKHYLGPFELYGKVAHDSPFHEDLPRLNAPNFYYTLEDILFKEVEKKEGLTWSVHRPGKIFGFSPYSLMNIVGTLCVYAAICKHEGLPLRFPGVKEAWDGYSDCSDADLIAEHQIWAAVDPYAKNEAFNVSNGDVFKWKHFWKVLAEQFGMEAAEFDENEKRRNLVEMMKDKGAVWDEIVKENGLVPIKLEEVGVWWFVDDILGGDCRLDTMNKSKEHGFLGFRNSQKAFISWIDKVKAYKVVP from the exons ATGAGCTGGTGGTGGGCTGGAGCCATTGGTGCTGCCAAG AAAAAACTTGAAGAGGATGATGCACCGCCAAAGTACCAAAGCGTTGCTCTAATCATGGGAGTAACCGGCATCGTGGGCAACAGCCTCGCCGAGATTCTCCCTCTGGCCGACACCCCTGGCGGTCCTTGGAAGGTCTACGGCGTTGCTCGCCGCCCTAGACCGTCATGGAACACCGATCACCCTATTGAATACATCCAATGTGACATATCAAACCAAGAAGATGCCCAATCAAAACTATCCGTTCTAACGGATGTTACCCATGTTTTTTATGTTACTTGGGCTAATAGATCCACTGAGTTGGAGAACTGTGAAATTAATGGGAAAATGTTTAAGAATGCTCTTAATGTTGTTGTCCCTAGTTGTCCTAATTTGCGACATATTTGTTTGCAAACGGGTCGAAAACATTATTTGGGTCCGTTTGAATTGTATGGAAAAGTAGCCCATGATTCTCCGTTTCATGAGGATTTACCGAGATTAAATGCACCTAATTTTTACTATACTCTTGAGGATATTTTGTTTAAGGAGGTAGAGAAGAAGGAAGGATTGACGTGGTCGGTTCATAGGCCTGGAAAGATATTTGGGTTTTCACCGTATAGTTTGATGAATATTGTTGGTACGCTTTGTGTTTACGCGGCTATATGTAAACATGAAGGGTTGCCGTTGAGGTTTCCGGGTGTTAAGGAAGCGTGGGATGGGTATTCGGATTGCTCTGATGCGGATTTGATTGCTGAACATCAGATATGGGCTGCTGTTGATCCGTATGCTAAGAATGAGGCGTTTAATGTGAGCAACGGGGATGTTTTTAAGTGGAAGCATTTTTGGAAGGTTTTGGCTGAGCAATTTGGAATGGAGGCCGCGGAGTTTGATGAAAACGAGAAGAGACGCAATTTGGTAGAGATGATGAAAGATAAAGGCGCTGTTTGGGATGAGATTGTGAAGGAGAATGGATTGGTGCCGATTAAATTGGAGGAGGTTGGTGTTTGGTGGTTTGTTGATGATATTCTTGGTGGTGATTGTCGTTTGGATACTATGAACAAGAGCAAGGAGCATGGTTTCTTGGGATTCCGGAACTCACAAAAAGCATTCATTTCCTGGATTGATAAGGTGAAAGCATACAAAGTTGTTCCTTAG